TGCCGAGTTCGTAGAGGAACTTGTTCGCGTAGTGCTTCTCCACCTCGACCCGGAGCGCTTCGAGCGGGCCGGCGTACTCGGTGGTACGGGCGGCGAAGTGGAACTGCCGGTAGAGCTGGTCGATGCGGAACCAGGTCTTGCGGTATCGGTCGAGCCCCTCGTCGAACGAGGTAATCCCGAATTGTGCGGTCGCGAGTTCACCGAGCAGATCGGAGGCGGCACCGAGTGCTGCGTACAGCTCCCGATAGCCGTCAACCCAGATGCTGCTCTGGCGCGCACGGATGGTTTCGGACACCTCGCGTGCGCTCATCGTCCGCTCGACCACGCCGTGAGCAAGGGCGCTGATGACCTTGCGTTCCACGTCTTCGAAGAGGTCGTTGCCGACAATCTCGGAGAGTTCGGCGTCCTCAATGCTGTTGCCGTAATCCAGGCTCTCCGATGCCCGTCGTGCGAGGGTGGCGAGGGCGTCGGCGCTGCGCCGGTCGTTGCGCAGGCTCGCGAAGTCGAGCTGAATGTTGCGCAGGGCTCCCGGGGTTTCTGATGCGAAGCCGGTGATCGCATGGCGGAACATCCACAGCACGAAGTCGTCGACGCTCGGCTCGCTCGCTTCGTAGCCGTAAATCTTGGCGACCCCAGCCCAGTGAAAGCCATCGAGTCCCTGCTCGGCCAGCGCCGCGTACTTATCGTGGCCACCGCGCGCGTTCTCGATCAGCAGGGTGCGCGTGAGTTCCAGCATGCTGTGCTCGTGTTGAACGAGGATCACCGCGCACATCTTCGCCCGCAACCTGTCCGCGTCATCGCCGGCCGCCAGCAGCGTCTTGAGGCTCTGCACCCGCTTGGCGGCGCGGAAGAACTTCTCATGGTCGCGGATCACCGCGTCGATCCCGCTGCCGGTGAGGCCGAGCCCCTGGCGCACCAGCGCCGTCCGGTCGGCGGTGAAGACCCCATAAGCCAGTTCAAGATCGAGCAACCAATTCCCTATGCCGGGAGGCACCGGGGCTCCGCGGTAGATGAGGAACTTGCCGGTCGGCTCATCATGGAGCACTTGGTTCTTCACCGCGTACTCGTTGTTCTCCACCCGCACCGTAGTGACGGCAGCCAGACCCAGGGCGTCGAGTTCGGCGGCATACTCGCCGTGGGCGTCATGCCAGAAGACGAGCCGTTGTGACTCGAACCGCTGTTCCAGATGCGGGAGGACCGCGCTAAGTGAACTCACTCGTGGCCCTCCAGCTTTCGCTCGATCGCTCGCAGACTCTCAAAGTCGGCGGCATCAACTTTGAGCGCTTCCTGACGCTTGCGCTTACCATCCGACTCCGGGTAGCGGGCGCCGGCGAGGGACTGTCGTGCCAGTGAGACGACAATCTTCCTGCCACCAGGCGTCCGCTCGGTCTCACTCATCGGCAGCCTCCAACCCTGCGATCTTCTTGAGGGCCGGGTAGAACTTCGGATAGTTGGCCCTCACCCCGTCATCGAAGTCGATCGCGATCTGCTGCGATGCCAATGGATAGAGCACGTCATGTTCATACTCGCCGAGTTCCAGCAGCACCTTGCGCAGCCGCTCGGCTTCCTTGAGCGCCGCAGCCTTCTCGCGTGGTGTGCCGTCCCCGGCGGCGAGACGATCCTGGTGCTGAAGGTTCGCCTCCAGCTTTGACTCGAACTCGCGCAGGTACTCGTTCAGCACCGTTGAGACCGTGGACGAGGTGTAGCGGTGCATGTAGATCAGCGCGTTGAACGACCCTTTCGGACTGGAGAACAGCCAGTAGATCGGACGCTTCTTGTACCGCTTCACGTGATCGTCGTAGAACTTCGACCGCCCGGCTCGGGTGATGAAGTACTCCCGCAGAGACGTGACCCCAAGCGACCCCTCAACGAACCGAAGGTTCTCCTCAAAGTGCTGCTCGCCGAATGCAGCCCGCAGGAACTGACGGAACCGCGCAACGATGTCGTCCTCGAACCAGTCACCATCCACTAGCGGAAGAACGTTGTCGGCATCGGGGGCGAGCGTTGGCACCGGCACCTTCGCAAGGTAGTCCTGCACGGTCGCACCCTGATCGGCGAGGATCAGCCCCGGCACGTCGAGGCTGTAGCGACCAAACATGCAGCCGACGCCATAAGAGACGAGTTCTGCCACCGCGGCGGACCGCTGAGCCTTCGCGGCTTCAGCATCACTTGCCCGAAGGAACGAGTACGCAGGGTTGATCCCGAGCGAGACCGTGCGCGGGTAGTCGGCCTGCCGGAACCAGTCCGAGACTCCATCGGGATCTGCCAAACTGTCCACGGCCACTTCAATATCGTGCAGTTCGTCGATCTCAGCGCGCCATTGCGTGACAAGCGACTCGTAAATGCGCCGAAGTGGTTGTGCGGGGTCTGTGACAGAGACCAGCTCGCTTGCCTGGAATCGGGATGAAGTCTCGGATCTATCGAAATCACGTCTAGACAACTCAACCGCACGCGCAGCGAGATGTGCCATCGCGGAACGATCGAACTCCGTGACGGGAATCCGTGCGACGTCGCCAACTTGAGCGTGCATCGTGGAGTTGAGCACGGACAGGTACATCTGAAACACCCGAGAGTTTGAGAAACCTAGAACCCACTCCGCGTCCCGGGCATTCGGGTAGAAGCAGTGGCCCGAGATGTCATGGAAACTTCCTTGGGGTGCGAGACGGGCGCTGAAATCCCCGCTGGTCAGGTCGGTCCACGTGACCTTCGGAGCCATCCCCCTTTCGAGGGAGAGAATGGTCGCGTTGCGCTGGCTAAGGATGTGGCCCGGATCGCCGTTGTAGTGCAGCAAGAGTTCGACGTTGCCATACCAGCGCCGGAACGCACCGCCCTTCAAGTAAGTGATCCACTTCGACGAACCCGAGAGCGGAGCCGTCGCTTCAGTTGCAGACACCTCCCACCAGGATCGAAGGAACTTGCCGTTGTTCGATGTCTGCATGCCTACGCGCGGCGAGGCGATATCGCCAAGTGAAGGCAAGTCCACAAACGCACGTCGAGCCGCCTCCGGCAGCCAGTACGCAAACGGACTCCCGGGAATCGCCGCGAAAGTGTCGGCTTCGACCAAATACCTACGGTCTTTCACGTCGCCATGAACGGAATCACGGAGGGCCGCCGCCTTCAGCGCCTCGCTACGGAGATCTGTAAGGCGAACGAAGGTCGCAACCTTTGCAGATGCGCCCGGCTCTAGCACGAACGCAACAGTTGACACCACCTCACCGCCGATGCTGTCGAACGCGCCTGTTCCTAGATGCGCAAGCGTCACCAACTCTGAGTCGGCAAGGATTTTAGCCCGGAGGCCCGCGTAGGTCGTCAGTGACATCCAAGACTGCATGGTGATCATCGCGAGGTAGCCGCCTGGTGCCACAAGCTCAAGCATCCTTTCGATGAACGCGGAGTAAAGATCGGACTTCGTACTCGGATAGCGCGATTTGAGGAACGATTGGAGTGCATCCGAAGCATTCCGCTGTCCCATATATGGCGGGTTGGCCACTGCAACGTGGTATCGCCGCGACAGGACGGTCGCTTGTTCGATCACACGCGCCGCCCATTTAATTGTGTCTGCCTTGAGCATGTCGCCGCTGTCATCGAGCGTTTCTAGGTGTCGCAAGAGACGGTCCGTTACGTTCGGGTCAGGCTGGATCAACGCGCCGAGTGTGTCAGCCTCGGCGAACTGGTTCCAGAAGTCCTCCTCCTCACGGCGGTCACCGTAGCGCGTTACGAGGAAGTCGACCTCGTGAGGCGTGAACGAGATCGGGTCGATCGCGCACGTGTTTGGCGCTACAGGGTTGTTGAAGAACGATCGCTGCATGGCACGCGCCTTCATCGTGAGCGCGAATGCTGCCAGCGACCCGGCGCGTGGGTCGATCTCGGTGCCATACAGGTTATGGGTGAGGATCAGTTCGGGAATCTCGGAGGGAGCGTAGCCCTCTTCTTCGTAGATCGCGTGCAGCAGGTCGAAGGCGTAAGTGAGCATGTGCCCGGAGCCGCAGGCGGGGTCGATGACCTTCAGTTCCTCGGGGCCACTGACCTTAAGGAAGTCAGCTTCTTCGTTGACTGGGGCGATGTAGTAGTCCATCTGCTCAACGAGCCGCGATGAGGGGTGGTTGAGCATCCAGAGGCGGCCGAGGGAGTTCTCGACGAGGTAGCGGACGATCCAGTGCGGGGTAAAGAGCTGGGTCGCGGCGGGAATCTCTTCCGCGCCAGCCTTCTTGCCCCTCTTGAACCCCGCGAAGACCTCGTCCTTCCGTTCCGAGATGTAGAACTGGTAGAGCCAGCCGATCACCTCGACATCTCGGCAGGCATCTGCGGTGAGGGCCGCAGTGGCCCTGGTGAGGATCGAGTCTGACGCGAGGAGGTTTGCCGGGATGAGGAGTTCGGTGTAGTCGCCTTCGCGCTCGAACATGAACGGCATGGAGCGGTTCCAGTAGCGGCAGTACTCCGCGAGCAGAATTGTGTACGCCTCGCCTTGGGCGTCTGCGCTGGGACGGGTGCCGTCGAGGAGTCCGATGATCGTGTCAAGGGTGCGCTTGTTGCTAACAACGGCGGGGTCGATGTTGCCGCGCTTGGCGTCGGCGAGTATCTCTGGTTGTCCGGTCTGCTGGCCGTGGGCGGGTGAGACGACGCCGACTCCGGTGTAGCCGTTGGCGTCCATGAAGCGCAGCGCGATGATGCGGTTGAACCAGGTGTACGCGACCTTTTCGGCGATCGCGTCCTTGCCCTTGGCTCCGCCGCCGGCGGCTGCGATGTCGCGCTCGAGCATGGTGATGGCACGCTGGTTCTCGACCCGGGCCGGTGATGCGGGGGCGAGCACGGCGGTCAGTCGTGCGCTGACCTGGGTGATGAGCTCGCGTCTCGCCCAGGTGGCGAAGCTCTTCAGCGGTGCGGTTTCCATGCGTATCGTCTCCTACAGCGCGATGCGCTTGTGGTCATTGAGGGCCTGCACCAGTGCCGTGCGCAGCGCGTTGAGGTAGCGATCGACGTCTTCTTCGGTCTGCAGGACGCCGTGAATGCCGGTGGCGTTGATGCTCTTGACCGAGACGGTCTGCTTCGTGGGGGGTGCCGGGGTTGGCTCGCTGCCGTCATCCGGGCGGCTGGTGCGGGGGGATGCGGCGAGACGGTCGAGGATGGATGGGTAGGTGCGTTCCTCGAAGGTGTTCGCAATCTCGCGGACGACGGCGATTTGGCTCTCGCGACCGACGCGGTCGAGGATTCCACTGACCATCTGGTTGACGTTGCGCTGGGCGTCGTCGGTGGCGTCCAGATAGATGGTGCTGGTCTGGAGAGGCGCCCAGCGGGAGTCGATCTCCAGTCGTGCTCCGTCGCGATTGGTGAGGAGAGCCTCGTCGATGCGGGACTGGAGTTCGATGGCGGCGGCCTTGAGCCTGGTCATCCGGTTGCCGCGGAAGGCCTGCGGGTCGGCCAGGAGCTGCGCCACCTCCTGGCTGCTGCCGGAGGGCAGGTAGTTCAGGTTGCTGGCGTTGCTGGTCAGAAGGTCGGTTGCCTCGTCGAAAATTGTCCGCTGGGCGCCACCGAGGAAGGCCTGGATCGGGTCGATGGTGTCGGTTTTCGCGTCGAGCAGATCGTCGGCCATGGCGAAGTCGGTCAGGTACCAGTCGTCCGGTTTGCCGACCACGGACTCCAGCAGCGCGATGGGAGCGTCGAGCTGAGTCACGAAGGGGTACTTCGAGCCGTTGACGCGTGCCTTGAGCTCCTCGCACTTGGCGCGAAGGCGCTCACTTGTGTGCCGGGCCAGTTCGAGTGGGTCTTTCGGCGCGGCGGGTTCGTCGAAGAAGTCGGTGCAGAAGGCACGCAGCGCCGCGACCTTGCGCTGGTCGAAGGTCTTCTGAGGGGCGGCGACGGTGTGGGAGTGCTTCTGCGTATTGCGCAGTGCGGCGGCGACCTCGCTGCGCTTGAGGATGTTCGAGTCGACGGTCAGAGTGATCTTTGAAGTGCCGACGAGCCAGGCTGAGACGCACTCGATGGACGCGAGGTCCCAGCCGTAGGGCTTGGCCTGGAAGTGATCGACGATCTTCTTGACAGTGACCTGCTCGCGGAGCCGGTCTCGTTGAAGCAGGTACGACAGCACTTCGTCGGCCGGCGCGGCGAGTGCGTGGATGGAGGAGTCGTCGATCGCGGCGCCGTCCAGCAGCGTGGACTGGTCGGGGTTCGCGAACCCGGCGACTTGCTGCTCGGAGTAGGTGCGCCCGCCGAGGATGCCTAGCTGCGTGTAAGTCCGTGCGATGAGGTCCTGGAACCCTTCGGTGATCCGCGTCACCGCGTCCTGCGACCCCACCGTGAGGTCTGCGGCGTTGATCACGAGATCGGCTCGCCCGACGGCGCGGCGGATACGCTCGACCAGTTCCTTCTCGCGCTCGGAGTTCTGGGTGGCCTTGCCCCGCAGAATCTGCTCCTGGACCGGGGACAGCGAGCTGGTTTGCTTGCGCTTGGTGTACTTCTCGGTCTTGATCAGCAGCCGCAGGTCTGCCAGCACGCGGTCGTCGGGCGCGAGGATCACGCGCAGCTCATCCTTGCCTGCCGAGTGCATCCGAATCTCTTCAGGCCCGTAGGGGTACTCGGGAGTGACGAAGTGCAGCGAGAGTTCACGCTGCTGACCGAATGCCTGGTCGTCGAGCTTGTACCCGAACGCGAAGTCCTGCCCGTTCTTGGCGTAGCGGAGCTTAGAGGTCTTGACGACATCGCCGGAGAGAATCTTGTTGAGCCGGGTGGAGACCTCGGAGGAGTCGATCTCGACGTTCTTGATCTCTTCCTCGATCACCTGCTCTTCATTGGTCAGGTACTCGTAGACGTTGCCGTTGCGCTGGACATAGGTTTGCGTCTCCAACAGTGTCAGCGCTTCCTGGACCTGCTTGGACAACGCTGGCAGGTCAAGGCCGAACCGGTCGTATACCAGCACGGTCAGGTTGCGCCGAGTGGCCCGGAAGCTCTCCACATACTTCACCAGGAACAGCGCCTTGAGCAGCCGCACCGCGAGCTTGGTGACCGGCGAACCGCTGTCGGGGAGGTCGCGCTCGGCCCGGTCGATCGACCTCTGTGCCGCGGACTTCAACGACGCGCGGATGCCGGCGAAGAGCTGATCGAAGGTGGCCAGTGTGCCGATCTCGACGTCGCCGATGTCCTTGGCGACCTGCTGGACGACGCCGAGCATGGAGCGCTCCCCGACCGAGCTGTTGCGGCCCTCGAAGACGTTGTGGTCGGAGATGCCCTCGATCGCGGCTTGGAACAGCGGGAACTGGTAGCTCACGAACGGATAGGTGCCCACGAAATGGGTCACATCGGTGAAGTTCCGGTAAGTCTTGGCGCCATCGACGAAGTCGAATAGCGTCTTGAAGTTCCCCGCCTCCTGCGCATACACCGCTTCGAGCATCTGGGTGCCCTTGTCGTTCTTCTCCAGCAGACGCTTGCGGATGACCTCTTCCACATCGGCGGAAGTGAGCTTGACGCGCGTCTTGAATCGGGCCTGAATCTTTGAGAAGTCGTTGCCCTGCTGCTGAGTGCGGTCGCCGACGACCTTGTCCATGTCCTCCTGCGAGGTCACGAACACCCAGGCCCGCCCACCGCACTTCGTGTTCAGCGACTCGGCGATCGTCTGAAGGTTCAACATCAGATGCGTGTTCGAGCCGATGAACTGCCCAACTTCATCGACGAAGAAGTTCAACCGGTAGCCCGAGGGCTGCTGGTCGAGCCAGCCGCGAACCTCGTCGGCGAAGTCCTCGATCGACACCGAGTAAGTATCCTGGTAGGTCTTCAGGATGTCGGGCGCGGTTGATGCGTCGAGGCCAGTGATCTGGGCGTATGCCTCGTTGACCTGGCGACGCACGGTCGGGAGCCCAAAGCTCGGCCTGCGCTCTACCCAGTCGCGGCCGGAGACCGCTCGGAAGGCGTGCTTGAACGCCTCCAGCTGGCCCTCGTCGTCGAGCTGCCGTTCGAACCTCGCTATGTGACCCTGGTCGCCGTAGTAGCCGCGGGACTCATCGAATACCTTCACGAACACGCGCAGCAGTGCGTCGGTCTGATCCTTGCTGATCAGGGTGGCCTTCTGATCGATATTGAAGAGCAGACTCTTCGCCGGGGTGCGATCGGCCTTGTCGAGCAGCGGCGGCAGGAAGGCATCCGTTGCCTTGACGCGGAAGCTCTCCGAGACGCGCTCGCGCGGGAAATCGTCGCCCTCCACGTCACCGAGGAGGTGCGCGAGCATCTTCAACAGGTGTGACTTACCGGAGCCGAAGAAGCCCGAAATCCACACCCCGTTCGCGTTGGTGTAGTTCGTGTACGCCTCAAGCAGCAGCTCCAGCCCCTTGGCGGCTTCGTTGGTCAGGACGTACTCGTCGACCTCGGTGCCCAGGTGCCGGGCGTCGTCGGCCTTGATGACGCCCTCGATGGGCCGCTGGACGTCTTTGGCGAAAATCTCGGTGAGGTGCATGACGGTCACGGTTCCTGTTCCAGAATGTTCTTGGCGCGGTAGTACTGGTCGTCC
The window above is part of the Agrococcus sp. ARC_14 genome. Proteins encoded here:
- the pglX gene encoding BREX-1 system adenine-specific DNA-methyltransferase PglX; its protein translation is METAPLKSFATWARRELITQVSARLTAVLAPASPARVENQRAITMLERDIAAAGGGAKGKDAIAEKVAYTWFNRIIALRFMDANGYTGVGVVSPAHGQQTGQPEILADAKRGNIDPAVVSNKRTLDTIIGLLDGTRPSADAQGEAYTILLAEYCRYWNRSMPFMFEREGDYTELLIPANLLASDSILTRATAALTADACRDVEVIGWLYQFYISERKDEVFAGFKRGKKAGAEEIPAATQLFTPHWIVRYLVENSLGRLWMLNHPSSRLVEQMDYYIAPVNEEADFLKVSGPEELKVIDPACGSGHMLTYAFDLLHAIYEEEGYAPSEIPELILTHNLYGTEIDPRAGSLAAFALTMKARAMQRSFFNNPVAPNTCAIDPISFTPHEVDFLVTRYGDRREEEDFWNQFAEADTLGALIQPDPNVTDRLLRHLETLDDSGDMLKADTIKWAARVIEQATVLSRRYHVAVANPPYMGQRNASDALQSFLKSRYPSTKSDLYSAFIERMLELVAPGGYLAMITMQSWMSLTTYAGLRAKILADSELVTLAHLGTGAFDSIGGEVVSTVAFVLEPGASAKVATFVRLTDLRSEALKAAALRDSVHGDVKDRRYLVEADTFAAIPGSPFAYWLPEAARRAFVDLPSLGDIASPRVGMQTSNNGKFLRSWWEVSATEATAPLSGSSKWITYLKGGAFRRWYGNVELLLHYNGDPGHILSQRNATILSLERGMAPKVTWTDLTSGDFSARLAPQGSFHDISGHCFYPNARDAEWVLGFSNSRVFQMYLSVLNSTMHAQVGDVARIPVTEFDRSAMAHLAARAVELSRRDFDRSETSSRFQASELVSVTDPAQPLRRIYESLVTQWRAEIDELHDIEVAVDSLADPDGVSDWFRQADYPRTVSLGINPAYSFLRASDAEAAKAQRSAAVAELVSYGVGCMFGRYSLDVPGLILADQGATVQDYLAKVPVPTLAPDADNVLPLVDGDWFEDDIVARFRQFLRAAFGEQHFEENLRFVEGSLGVTSLREYFITRAGRSKFYDDHVKRYKKRPIYWLFSSPKGSFNALIYMHRYTSSTVSTVLNEYLREFESKLEANLQHQDRLAAGDGTPREKAAALKEAERLRKVLLELGEYEHDVLYPLASQQIAIDFDDGVRANYPKFYPALKKIAGLEAADE
- the brxC gene encoding BREX system P-loop protein BrxC, which codes for MHLTEIFAKDVQRPIEGVIKADDARHLGTEVDEYVLTNEAAKGLELLLEAYTNYTNANGVWISGFFGSGKSHLLKMLAHLLGDVEGDDFPRERVSESFRVKATDAFLPPLLDKADRTPAKSLLFNIDQKATLISKDQTDALLRVFVKVFDESRGYYGDQGHIARFERQLDDEGQLEAFKHAFRAVSGRDWVERRPSFGLPTVRRQVNEAYAQITGLDASTAPDILKTYQDTYSVSIEDFADEVRGWLDQQPSGYRLNFFVDEVGQFIGSNTHLMLNLQTIAESLNTKCGGRAWVFVTSQEDMDKVVGDRTQQQGNDFSKIQARFKTRVKLTSADVEEVIRKRLLEKNDKGTQMLEAVYAQEAGNFKTLFDFVDGAKTYRNFTDVTHFVGTYPFVSYQFPLFQAAIEGISDHNVFEGRNSSVGERSMLGVVQQVAKDIGDVEIGTLATFDQLFAGIRASLKSAAQRSIDRAERDLPDSGSPVTKLAVRLLKALFLVKYVESFRATRRNLTVLVYDRFGLDLPALSKQVQEALTLLETQTYVQRNGNVYEYLTNEEQVIEEEIKNVEIDSSEVSTRLNKILSGDVVKTSKLRYAKNGQDFAFGYKLDDQAFGQQRELSLHFVTPEYPYGPEEIRMHSAGKDELRVILAPDDRVLADLRLLIKTEKYTKRKQTSSLSPVQEQILRGKATQNSEREKELVERIRRAVGRADLVINAADLTVGSQDAVTRITEGFQDLIARTYTQLGILGGRTYSEQQVAGFANPDQSTLLDGAAIDDSSIHALAAPADEVLSYLLQRDRLREQVTVKKIVDHFQAKPYGWDLASIECVSAWLVGTSKITLTVDSNILKRSEVAAALRNTQKHSHTVAAPQKTFDQRKVAALRAFCTDFFDEPAAPKDPLELARHTSERLRAKCEELKARVNGSKYPFVTQLDAPIALLESVVGKPDDWYLTDFAMADDLLDAKTDTIDPIQAFLGGAQRTIFDEATDLLTSNASNLNYLPSGSSQEVAQLLADPQAFRGNRMTRLKAAAIELQSRIDEALLTNRDGARLEIDSRWAPLQTSTIYLDATDDAQRNVNQMVSGILDRVGRESQIAVVREIANTFEERTYPSILDRLAASPRTSRPDDGSEPTPAPPTKQTVSVKSINATGIHGVLQTEEDVDRYLNALRTALVQALNDHKRIAL